One segment of Arthrobacter sp. MMS18-M83 DNA contains the following:
- a CDS encoding malonic semialdehyde reductase, which yields MTIAHEEAVIDGAAVDAIFAEARTANSFAGEVSEEQAQAIYELTKFGPTAFNSQPLRVTYVRSDEARAKLVETLSPGNKAKTATAPLVAVLSYDTAWHEQWDKFLPVYSAPKAMYDANPEFTATTGNNNAHLQAGYFILAVRSLGFAAGPMTGADFAAIDAEFFPAGDQKSFLVVNIGQPGPDAFGEAKPKFAYEDVVRTV from the coding sequence ATGACGATCGCCCACGAAGAAGCAGTGATTGACGGCGCAGCAGTCGACGCCATCTTTGCCGAAGCCCGCACTGCCAACTCCTTTGCCGGCGAGGTCTCCGAGGAGCAGGCGCAGGCCATTTACGAACTGACCAAGTTCGGCCCGACGGCGTTCAACTCCCAGCCGTTGCGCGTCACCTACGTCCGCTCGGACGAAGCCCGCGCCAAGCTCGTCGAGACCCTCTCTCCGGGCAACAAGGCCAAGACCGCTACTGCTCCGCTGGTCGCCGTACTCTCCTATGACACCGCCTGGCACGAGCAGTGGGACAAGTTCCTCCCGGTCTACTCCGCCCCGAAGGCCATGTACGACGCCAACCCCGAGTTCACCGCAACCACGGGCAACAACAATGCCCACCTGCAGGCCGGCTACTTCATCCTCGCCGTCCGCTCCCTCGGCTTCGCTGCCGGCCCCATGACCGGTGCCGACTTCGCCGCGATCGACGCCGAATTCTTCCCGGCCGGGGACCAGAAGAGCTTCCTCGTGGTCAACATCGGCCAGCCGGGTCCGGACGCCTTCGGCGAAGCCAAGCCGAAGTTCGCCTACGAGGACGTCGTCCGCACTGTCTAA